GCGGCCCGGCTGAAGGACGCGCAGCGCCCGTTCTCGATCGAGGCGGCCAAGGCGAAACTGTTCGCCACCGACGTCGCCATGCGGGTGACCACCGACGCCGTGCAGGTGCTGGGTGGTTACGGGTACAGCGCGGACCACCCGGTCGAGCGCTGGTTCCGCGAGGCGAAGGTGCTCCAGATCGTCGAGGGCACCAACCAGATCCAGCGGATGGTGATCGCCCGGTCGCTGACCGGCTGAGGCTCGCCGGTCGCCCGGTCGTTACTCTTACCGGCGTGGAAGAGATCGACCGGGCGATCGTGTCCGCCCTGACCGTGGACGGCCGGCTGTCGTACACCGACCTGGCCGAGCGGGTGGGCCTCAGCGTCTCCGCCGTGCACCAGCGGGTGCGGCGACTGGAGCAGCGCGGGGTGATCTCGGGCTACACCGCCAAGGTGTCGTACGAGGCGCTCGACCTGCCGCTGACGGCGTTCGTGGCGATCCGGCCGTTCGACCCGTCGCAGCCGGACGACGCGCCGGAGCGGCTGGCACACCTCGCGGAGATCGACTCCTGCTACTCGGTGGCGGGGGAGGACTTCTACATGCTGCTGGTGCGGGTGAAGAGCCCGGCCGATCTGGAGCGGCTGCTCCAGGACATCCGCACGGCGGCGAATGTCACGACCCGGACGACGGTGGTGCTCTCCACGCCGTACGAAAATCGCCCTCCTCGCATGGTGCCGCCCGCAAGTGCTGAATGAGGCCCGGGTTTTTGACCTAGCCTCCTAGGATGACTTAGACGGTGTGGCAAGCTGGGCGGATGGACGCGAGCGACGTCGCATCGGCGCTGGACGAGTTGCGGCGGGCGCTCGGCCCGCAGACGGGCGGCGACTGGACGGTTCGTGCCGGTGACCTGGACTGGAGCTGCCGGGAGACCGCCGCGCACATCGCCCACGACCTGCTTGCCTACGCCGCTCAGCTGGCCGGCGGGGCTGACCACGGCTATCTGCCGCTCGATCTGACCGTCCGCGAGACGGCGACGCCGGACGAGATCCTGCGCATCATCGACGCGGCCGGCGCGCTGCTCATCACCCAGCTGCGGGCCGCCGGGCCGGAGACCCGCGCGTGGCACTGGGGGCCGACCGATCCCTCCGGGTTCGCCGCGCTCGGCGTGAACGAGATCGTGCTGCACACCTACGACATCACCCAGGGCCTGGGCACCGGATGGTGTCCGCCGCCGGCCGCCTGCGCCGCGGTCCTGGCCCGGCTCTTCCCGGACCATCCGGCCGGCGACCCGGTGCGGGCGCTGCTCTGGTGCACCGGCCGGATCGCCCTTCCTGATCTTCCGCGCCGCACCTCCTGGACCCTGCGAGCCGCCGTGGATTGACCTCGGGCCCGTGTCGGGTCCGCCGGGTGCGCGTTGTCCTCACGACATCGGCGAAGGGCGGACCAACCAATGCGACGACGAACCATGCTGGCCGCCGGCGCGGTCGTGGCCTCGGCGTCCGCTGCTGGCGCGTGGGCCTACCAGTCCGGTCAGGCGGCCGTCATGCCGCTCGGCGTCCCGTCCGTGCCGCCCGGCCCGGAGCGCTGTGAGCTGCGGTATTCGAAGGCGCGCGGCTCGACCGTCGACTTCTACACGGCGGTGCCGGCCGGGCACGGGGACGGCGCGGGGCTGCCGGTCTGCCTGGTGCTGCACGGCGGTTCGAAGCGGCCGGCCGACTTCGCCGGGCTGGGGCTGGGCCGGTTCCTGACCGACGCGGTGAACCGGGGTGCCGCGCCGTTCGTGCTGGCCGGGGCCACCGGCGATCGGCTGGCATGGCAGCCGGGCGGGCGCGACGACCCGCAGCGGATGGTGCACGAGGAACTGCCGGTGTGGTGCGCGGCGCGGGGGTTCGACACCAGCCGGTTGGCCGCGTGGGGCTGGTCGATGGGCGGTTACGGGTCGTTGCTGCTCGCCGAGGCGTTTCCGCGATTCGTCCGGGCGGTGGCGGCTTTCTCGCCGGCCGTGGTTCCGGGGGATGAGGTGTTCCGGGACGTGGAGCAGTTGACCGGTACGTCGATCGGCTTGTGGTGCGGGCGGGCGGATCCACTGATCTCGAATGTGCGGGCGCTGCGGCGGGCGTTGCCGGCGGCGCCGGATGCCGGGACTTTCGGGCCGGGGAAACACAATTTCGCGTACTGGAGCACGGTCATTCCGGCGGCGTTCGCCTTCGTCGCGGCGCAGCTGTCCGTCGGCTAGCGTGCGCGCCATGGTCGCGGTTCCGGCATCGTTCGCGCAGTGGCGTGCCCGCCTCGACGGCGACGCGGGCCGGGCCTGGGTCGCGTCGTTGCCGGACCGTGTCGAGCGCCTCGCCGCGCTGTGGGACCTGCGGCTCGACGAATCTCCGCCGCTGCACGGCGCCCAGGCGCTGGTGGTCCTGGTCAGCCAGCGTGACCGGGAGCTGGTGCTGAAGCTGAGCGCCCCGCAGGACCCGACCACCGAGCTCGAGGCGGCTGGGCTGCGGGCCTGGGCGGGGCGCGGCGTGGTGGAGCTGGTGGCGTCGGAGCCGGGCGCGCTACTTCTGGAGCGCCTGGACCCGGCGCGCACCCTGCGCACGCGGCCGATCTGGGTGGCCGCGGAGGTGGCCGGTGGGCTGATCCGGACCCTGGCGGTCGCGGCGCCGGCGGGTCTGCCGCGGGCCGGGGGCCGGGATCGCGGCGACGCTGCCGGAGCGGCAGGAGAGGTGCGGCGGCCCGCTGGTTTCCCAGGCTTTACGGTACGCCGTGGAGCTGCCCGGACGGGGCGAGCAGGTGCTGGTCCACGCGGATCTGCATTACGGCAACATTCTCGCCGGGCGGCGTCGTCCATGGTTGGCCATCGATCCGCGGCCGGTGCGGGGTGCGCCGGAACATGCCGTTCCGGAATTGATGTGGAGCCGTGCCGACGACCTCTCGTCGGGTGCTGAGATTCGCCGTTTGCTGTCGACGATGGTCGATGCCGGTGGGCTGGACGGCTCGCTGGCTCGCGCCTGGGTGATCACCCGGTGTGTCGATTACTGGCTCTGGGGTGTCGAGCGCGGACTGACGGTTGATCCGGTTCGGTGCTCGCGGGTGCTGGCCGCTTTGCTGCCGGATCGGTCAAGCCCGGTGTCCTGATTCCTCCGTCTCTGTCGGGTGGCTGGCCTTGGTCTCCGTCGGGTGGCTCGCTTCCGTCTCCGTCGGGTGGCTCGCTTCCGTCTCCGTCGGGTGGCTCGCCT
Above is a genomic segment from Actinoplanes ianthinogenes containing:
- a CDS encoding Lrp/AsnC family transcriptional regulator codes for the protein MEEIDRAIVSALTVDGRLSYTDLAERVGLSVSAVHQRVRRLEQRGVISGYTAKVSYEALDLPLTAFVAIRPFDPSQPDDAPERLAHLAEIDSCYSVAGEDFYMLLVRVKSPADLERLLQDIRTAANVTTRTTVVLSTPYENRPPRMVPPASAE
- a CDS encoding maleylpyruvate isomerase N-terminal domain-containing protein — encoded protein: MDASDVASALDELRRALGPQTGGDWTVRAGDLDWSCRETAAHIAHDLLAYAAQLAGGADHGYLPLDLTVRETATPDEILRIIDAAGALLITQLRAAGPETRAWHWGPTDPSGFAALGVNEIVLHTYDITQGLGTGWCPPPAACAAVLARLFPDHPAGDPVRALLWCTGRIALPDLPRRTSWTLRAAVD
- a CDS encoding alpha/beta hydrolase; amino-acid sequence: MRRRTMLAAGAVVASASAAGAWAYQSGQAAVMPLGVPSVPPGPERCELRYSKARGSTVDFYTAVPAGHGDGAGLPVCLVLHGGSKRPADFAGLGLGRFLTDAVNRGAAPFVLAGATGDRLAWQPGGRDDPQRMVHEELPVWCAARGFDTSRLAAWGWSMGGYGSLLLAEAFPRFVRAVAAFSPAVVPGDEVFRDVEQLTGTSIGLWCGRADPLISNVRALRRALPAAPDAGTFGPGKHNFAYWSTVIPAAFAFVAAQLSVG
- a CDS encoding aminoglycoside phosphotransferase family protein, with amino-acid sequence MELPGRGEQVLVHADLHYGNILAGRRRPWLAIDPRPVRGAPEHAVPELMWSRADDLSSGAEIRRLLSTMVDAGGLDGSLARAWVITRCVDYWLWGVERGLTVDPVRCSRVLAALLPDRSSPVS